A window from Toxoplasma gondii ME49 chromosome IX, whole genome shotgun sequence encodes these proteins:
- a CDS encoding hypothetical protein (encoded by transcript TGME49_210300) has protein sequence MASNYASLYLRTSSLRVLADTESSEPADSPRAARKMPPTSEVDPPNESVMSACARKQSCRGAAESSRKDARCFKEDEPLFHPGALPVTSGRRKSASECSGAPKTTVSEGETPAKDVTRGKAAKGRGEDDATRRIGDVGHDLEAPGKESNVVTSVGRDDGWQPLTGTGESQPSAARIQPSTSAPSISSVFPSGEREREDLPDVNAPGDERLPEHRRPSVGDREALDLGAIEGSYSFDTDKKVQEAGKDDAALCRAGNSDDENNGTSTNCASHEYDNDSSNGFCAGTTTEMMSSPDTTRTTIKDRGTSPGETAYGEDAMRILLNMHADILDRLKQEEQGLTEEVATGYLGQLASGIWNAQRRIPSFGPGKTGRDLEDDGLNKVLVLMHRLDTADTLPSKSLSFSLDAPSPFYESLLATAAYLNDNGSQPPDSSFFAFSPPRPALAPPPPAASSYLLSMSLQDCIALPRASVSLLSSLLLQLDVSQLCAPENRLKRALTMQLLQKFLGVHKIGKCIHSAMVAAVSRQAVCSFGDIDSEWKSVTKYENAHAAKSAVASNTGADTSQTDQLADEENEDVDAFSRKPSDSLTTYFPSSRRASATTKLEDENGRKNPNQSCDANTGESLSHLLLFSAYEEEAIDNLLSRLLGRVPAGSTAPPAAPSPSFYSSFSSLSLSGNNSSPSSLSSLFSDSVSASLTSNAPRLSSSSTQAASCDVGADGSDTFVDRRSSSGCLSPTPPEAAMDRFRASEEPEFSLFLPYMHQCSSTHPAKQQMLETETSAEFALDSEEKGLPLLCGADTSTVSTDRIRGRQEGAAAIHFFGRSDIDRKAPAVKDSGAFQQTETDNTRAASKTADHLLGMYASAGAQWLFPAETPVTGEEVVRGDTRALAGCARTDSAESVGDKPVASRDSHLKTHELQTFSFLHPDKDQALLDDGGEASKRLEETVHLVLGDEGAESASLASLALQGSAVPVDAPRTCLGSGQQAAVLLAEIFGDSRGCRESIASPVDNENASFEIREDGQVAVDKPLAARATGTTAPDEEDRRRELSLNERLRVLFLTSEKGSDKLLSHGVCPTVSQRDISRPQQTEATGTHAAVSDIWRTLQGSLTADKQEGLLPDLGALGGTLRSVSASKGTGLAEAQAVRQKLLFLLGGCQRSVTDSAAGHLSTLAPSGLLAFFSQTRGSQQNRKGLWDRSSPVTASVQQQLLRLEAQGPCSASAEGFLRRLRDRMASGTAGSQVGGHDDREDANSGFPTAGSTDQDAVWLTESRAGLPSSATFACSTSGVGSAEESSPCGSAQAGQACGEGGLRAGSPTADVTYSQRNATQRWATQASTNAEDDTWKKNSTPLSAHADSLKSEADVGFAVLGGRVPAGNGTSGTGLKPQEWLQEGKCKGESSRQFDQQSEDPKLETQARKNGKPATRSCCPDKLGTRRAGTQCTRRRTTISSDIAAGVFPIGGEETGDASMSTSGTGTVDQLPGDGGKVSAEGAPEAEPSVSVKLYEANEKAPFSVAAGYLNESRPVKRGSANCGEAANLVNKDGGDLAARCLPQTPSPDASNPSSVAEKQTEILNESGVWESRKERVASSKNPAGGEKTEAEREKEAETCRSSDGSGHINGIGKPKRSSLCGDTAAAGGDKGSRKSRECKLKVAGASGASREPGEEDEESAGKDNTKAEQTDKTKELSDVSANRLRGHLRPACCYFMRSMCEFSSACVFWHPPASENPEKIVCKYGRVCHANHGRQVTDREMASILYDFAKSLSSLADGEMGRAIHYLRASRLYNLVAAAGGGTNGAKGAISENASSSSTGSGGDASAVTVPGDELDEGALAVREGKRKASPISSAGAASSGRSGAASKANQGARESKNSEGTAASGSASGRQLPNQVIDRFFGLADRVQGRDLSAVNTAWRQAYGEHFPYARYGFEKLRHALSGIPGVTLVLQDSNVMVSIDECRLRRSGGTCADAAAASPAPCTTQRASAGSESGPKKMCRDSGARAEQGKSSQPLASKADKTAPDNAWIMVQYSAATTRATRLGNGRRPSGTEGGTPMGSPSTAGNAVTRSQAKSLADGEDKGRSVSEEGKDMETRTQGPGSGKSWGRGARPPEESKRRTTTRCRSTQAGEKSRLPAEELPPLVLKVAREQVVGDLCSASLLCSACGLLLLNPLVHPRCGHMLCRDCLVILSATHFHSVHRINFKNVAPVERRHDAAASPSLAHVTSALLHMFPSPASLPLSAQSPSAPSFCPRCTYGEAAPATNLKEASRLPGASAAAALRANGASSGSGSGGCSSQLLPAHAHLPRMLKPQQTCPLGEFLSAVATEKGVPALLGRVLSKVRVRCSAGKTIQVSGADAIAAQAGESREAKVGVDAWGQPHETEVQKPSDPGFGNGVDGRNRERASVATLRDALCSKHRVATPSEGGCKWDGDYAGYLEHIKRPGECGRLYWGGTDVQTDEPRLAEGGKPPKSSRNGDTRFRH, from the exons ATGGCCAGCAACTATGCTTCGCTTTACCTGAGAACTTCGTCACTTCGTGTTTTAGCGGACACTGAGTCGTCAGAGCCTGCGGACTCTCCACGCGCTGCCCGGAAGATGCCGCCAACAAGCGAGGTAGACCCCCCCAACGAAAGCGTCATGAGCGCTTGCGCTCGGAAGCAGTCTTGTAGGGGAGCAGCCGAATCAAGTCGCAAAGACGCCCGATGCTTCAAAGAGGACGAACCTCTGTTTCACCCAGGTGCCCTTCCAGTCACTTCGGGACGTCGGAAGAGTGCGTCCGAGTGCAGTGGAGCGCCGAAGACCACAGTTTCAGAGGGAGAAACCCCCGCAAAAGACGTTACGCGCGGGAAAGCCGCGAAGGGTAGGGGCGAAGACGATGCGACGCGACGGATAGGGGACGTCGGACACGATCTCGAAGCCCCTGGGAAGGAGTCCAACGTGGTCACGAGCGTCGGAAGAGATGACGGCTGGCAACCTCTCACAGGGACGGGCGAAAGCCAGCCGTCAGCAGCTCGAATTCAACCTTCCACTTCGGCTCCCAGCATCTCATCTGTCTTCCCAAGTGGTGAAAGAGAGCGTGAAGACCTCCCGGACGTAAACGCCCCTGGAGATGAAAGGCTGCCAGAACATCGGCGTCCGAGTgtaggagacagagaggcgttGGACCTGGGCGCAATCGAAGGAAGCTATTCTTTTGACACTGACAAGAAGGTGCAAGAAGCCGGCAAAGACGACGCTGCGCTATGCAGAGCTGGCAACAGTGATGACGAGAACAACGGTACGAGTACGAACTGTGCGTCTCACGAGTATGACAACGATTCGTCCAATGGGTTCTGCGCCGGGACCACAACAGAGATGATGTCTTCTCCTGACACCACTCGCACCACCATCAAAGACCGCGGCACTTCTCCAGGAGAGACGGCCTATGGCGAGGATGCAATGCGCATCCTTCTGAACATGCATGCTGATATCCTCGATCGCCTGAAACAGGAAGAGCAGGGACTCACTGAGGAAGTCGCCACTGGGTACCTGGGCCAGCTTGCTAGCGGCATTTGGAATGCGCAGCGACGGATCCCTTCTTTCGGCCCAGGAAAGACAGGCAGGGACCTCGAGGACGACGGACTCAACAAA GTGCTGGTGCTGATGCATCGGCTGGACACTGCTGACACCTTGCCTTCGAAGTCCCTGTCATTTTCGCTGGACGCACCTTCCCCGTTCTACGAGTCCTTGCTGGCGACAGCCGCCTACCTCAATGACAATGGATCGCAACCACCCGAttcgtctttctttgctttctcaCCTCCGCGCCCTGCACTCGCCCCGCCCCCGCCGGCTGCTTCGTCCTACTTGCTGTCGATGTCACTTCAAGACTGCATCGCGCTTCCGCGGGCtagcgtttctcttctttcatcTCTGCTCTTGCAG CTGGACGTGTCACAGTTGTGCGCTCCCGAGAATAGACTGAAGCGTGCGCTGACCATGCAGCTTCTCCAAAAATTTCTGGGCGTCCACAAAATAG GCAAATGTATCCACTCAGCCATGGTTGCTGCAGTGAGCCGGCAGGCCGTGTGCTCCTTCGGAGATATCGATTCGGAATGGAAATCTGTCACGAAATATGAGAACGCTCATGCAGCAAAATCTGCGGTGGCCTCCAATACCGGAGCGGATACGAGTCAGACAGACCAGctcgcagacgaagagaatgAGGATGTCGACGCCTTCTCGAGAAAGCCAAGCGACAGTCTGACAACGTATTTTCCCTCGTCGAGAAGGGCGTCAGCCACAACAAAGTTGGAGGATGAAAACGGACGGAAAAACCCAAACCAGTCGTGTGACGCAAACACAGGCGAAAGTCTGAGCCACTTGCTGCTTTTTTCGGCATACGAAGAAGAG GCTATTGATAATCTTCTCTCACGACTTCTTGGTCGCGTGCCTGCGGGGTCGACGGCTCCGCCTGCAGCTCCGTCACCGTCCTTTTACTCTTCGTTTTcatctctgtcgctttccgGAAATAattcctcgccgtcttctctgtcgtcccTTTTCTCCGATTCGGTGTCCGCATCCTTAACCAGTAACGCGCCGCGATTGTCTTCCTCCAGCACACAAGCAGCGAGCTGTGATGTCGGAGCGGACGGTTCGGACACGTTCGTGGATCGACGCTCCTCTTCaggttgtctctctccgactcCTCCGGAGGCAGCGATGGATCGCTTCCGCGCTTCTGAGGAGCCGGAgttttcgctgtttcttcccTACATGCATCAATGCAGTTCGACGCATCCGGCGAAGCAACAGATGCTGGAAACCGAGACATCTGCAGAGTTCGCCctcgacagcgaggagaaaggcctGCCCCTTCTGTGTGGTGCAGACACGTCCACCGTGTCCACCGATCGTATCAGGGGGCGACAAGAAGGCGCCGCTGCAATTCACTTTTTCGGCAGGTCTGACATCGATAGGAAAGCACCGGCTGTGAAGGACTCGGGGGCTTTccagcagacagagacagacaacacCCGAGCGGCATCGAAGACTGCTGATCATCTGCTCGGGATGTATGCTTCGGCCGGTGCTCAGTGGTTGTTTCCAGCTGAAACACCCGTCACAGGAGAAGAGGTGGTCCGCGGAGACACGCGGGCTCTCGCGGGTTGCGCCCGCACAGATTCCGCCGAGAGTGTTGGCGACAAACCGGTTGCTTCCCGAGACTCGCATTTGAAGACACACGAATTGCAGacgttctctttcctgcaCCCGGACAAGGATCAGGCGCTTTTGGATGACGGCGGAGAGGCGTCGAAGAGGCTGGAGGAGACGGTCCATCTGGTGCTtggcgacgaaggcgcggAGAGTGCCTCACTAGCAAGTCTGGCCCTTCAAGGCTCTGCAGTACCCGTAGATGCTCCTCGAACGTGTTTAGGATCGGGACAGCAAGCAGCCGTCTTGCTGGCTGAAATCTTTGGAGACAGTCGCGGTTGTCGCGAATCGATTGCCTCGCCTGTCGATAACGAAAATGCTTCATTCGAAATCCGAGAGGACGGGCAGGTAGCGGTGGACAAGCCTTTGGCGGCAAGGGCGACTGGCACGACTGCGCCGGATGAGGAGGACCGAAGGCGGGAACTGAGTCTGAATGAGCGCCTGAGGGTTCTGTTTTTGACGAGTGAGAAGGGCTCAGACAAGTTGCTCTCGCACGGTGTCTGTCCCACAGTGTCGCAGCGTGATATCTCGAGGCCTCAGCAGACGGAGGCAACcgggacgcatgcagccgtcAGCGATATCTGGCGGACTCTCCAGGGCTCTCTGACTGCGGACAAGCAGGAAGGTTTACTGCCCGATCTAGGAGCACTGGGTGGGACACTGCGGTCGGTTTCTGCCAGCAAAGGTACAGGACTAGCGGAGGCGCAGGCGGTCCGACAGAAGCTTCTATTTCTCCTTGGAGGTTGTCAGCGGAGTGTAACGGACTCCGCCGCTGGCCACTTGTCGACGCTCGCGCCCTCGGgccttctcgcgttcttcagcCAGACGCGCGGTTCGCAGCAGAATCGGAAAGGCCTCTGGGACAGGTCATCGCCCGTGACCGCATCCGTCCAACAGCAGCTCCTTCGCTTGGAGGCCCAGGGGCCCTGCAGCGCCAGTGCTGAAGGttttctccgccgcctcaGAGATCGGATGGCATCGGGAACTGCGGGGAGCCAAGTCGGCGGTCATGATGATCGGGAAGATGCGAACTCCGGTTTCCCGACAGCCGGTAGCACAGATCAAGATGCTGTGTGGTTGACTGAATCGCGGGCTGGCCTTCCCTCTTCAGCGACGTTTGCCTGCTCCACGTCTGGCGTCGGTAGCGCCGAGGAGTCCTCTCCCTGCGGTAGTGCACAGGCCGGACAGGCATGCGGCGAGGGAGGTCTTAGAGCGGGAAGCCCGACAGCAGACGTGACGTATTCGCAGCGGAATGCAACCCAGCGATGGGCAACGCAAGCGAGCACCAACGCTGAAGACGACACGTGGAAGAAGAATAGCACCCCGCTTTCAGCGCACGCAGACTCACTGAAGTCAGAAGCCGACGTTGGATTCGCCGTTCTTGGCGGTCGGGTGCCGGCCGGGAACGGCACTTCCGGAACTGGACTGAAGCCTCAGGAATGGCTGCAGGAAGGAAAATGCAAGGGGGAGTCTTCCCGACAATTTGACCAGCAATCGGAGGACCCGAAGCTGGAAAcacaggcgagaaagaatGGTAAACCAGCCACTCGTTCCTGCTGTCCCGACAAACTGGGGACACGCCGGGCGGGGACGCAGTGCACCAGGCGTCGCACCACGATCAGCAGTGACATCGCCGCAGGGGTTTTCCCGATCGGTGGGGAAGAGACTGGGGATGCGTCCATGTCCACTTCGGGCACAGGGACAGTTGATCAGCTTCCAGGAGATGGGGGGAAAGTCAGCGCCGAGGGTGCGCCAGAGGCGGAGCCCTCGGTCTCTGTGAAACTTTACgaggcgaacgagaaggcTCCATTCTCCGTGGCGGCGGGGTATCTGAACGAGTCACGGCCTGTGAAACGGGGCAGCGCCAACTGCGGTGAAGCGGCTAACTTAGTTAACAAGGATGGAGGTGACCTTGCAGCGCGCTGTCTGCCTCAAACGCCTTCCCCGGACGCGTCGAACCCATCCAGTGTAGctgagaaacagacagagattCTAAACGAGTCTGGTGTGTGGGAAtcaaggaaggagagggtGGCGTCGTCCAAGAACCCTGCAGGGGGCGAGAAAACCGAGgccgaaagagaaaaggaagcagagacctGCCGAAGCTCCGATGGTAGCGGGCACATCAATGGTATCGGCAAGCCCAAACGATCGAGTCTATGTGGAGACACGGCCGCGGCAGGAGGTGacaaaggaagcagaaaaagtaGGGAATGCAAGCTGAAGGTCGCAGGCGCCTCAGGCGCCAGTCGTGagcctggagaagaggaTGAGGAAAGCGCCGGGAAGGACAACACAAAAGCGGAACAAACAGATAAAACCAAGGAGCTGTCCGACGTCTCAGCGAACCGGCTCAGGGGGCACTTGCGGCCTGCATGCTGCTACTTCATGCGCTCAATGTGCGAGTTCTCCAGCGCGTGTGTCTTCTGGCATCCGCCCGCGTCGGAGAACCCCGAGAAGATCGTCTGCAAATATGGACG AGTCTGCCACGCAAATCACGGTCGCCAGGTGACCGACCGCGAGATGGCGAGTATTCTGTACGATTTCGCAAAgtccctttcctctcttgctgACGGCGAGATGGGGCGGGCAATCCACTATCTgcgcgcttctcgcctctACAACCTCGTTGCTGCTGCCGGCGGTGGCACCAACGGTGCGAAGGGAGCGATCTCGGAGAATGCTTCATCCAGTTCGACGGGGAGCGGCGGCGACGCCAGCGCGGTTACTGTTCCGGGCGACGAGCTCGACGAAGGCGCATTGGCTGTCCGAGAGGGCAAGAGAAAAGCCAGCCCCATCTCGAGCGCTGGAGCAGCATCAAGCGGTCGATCAGGCGCAGCCTCCAAAGCAAACCAGGGTGCCCGCGAGTCGAAGAATTCAGAAGGCACGGCCGCTTCAGGATCTGCGAGTGGCCGGCAACTCCCCAACCAG GTTATCGACCGGTTTTTCGGTTTGGCGGACCGTGTTCAAGGTCGAGATCTGTCTGCGGTTAACACGGCGTGGCGACAAGCCTACGGGGAGCACTTCCCGTATGCAAG GTACGGTTTCGAGAAACTGCGCCACGCGTTATCGGGCATCCCTGGCGTCACTCTCGTTCTCCAGGACAGCAACGTGATGGTCTCCATCGATGAATGCCGCTTGAGGCGGTCCGGAGGGACATGCGCCGATGCAGCCGCTGCGTCGCCGGCCCCATGCACGACACAGCGAGCCTCGGCAGGGTCCGAAAGTGGGCCAAAGAAGATGTGTAGGGACTCAGGAGCCCGGGCAGAGCAAGGCAAATCTTCGCAACCCCTGGCTTCGAAAGCTGATAAAACCGCTCCGGACAACGCGTGGATTATGGTGCAGTATAGCGCCGCCACCACAAGGGCGACTCGCCTAGGCAACGGGCGTAGGCCGAGCGGAACTGAGGGTGGGACCCCCATGGGCTCGCCATCTACTGCTGGCAACGCTGTTACACGAAGCCAGGCCAAGAGCCTCGCGGACGGGGAAGACAAAGGCAGGAGCGTTTCAGAGGAAGGCAAAGACATGGAGACGCGTACGCAGGGCCCAGGAAGTGGCAAAAGCTGGGGCAGAGGAGCTCGGCCCCCAGAAGAATCGAAGCGACGCACGACCACAAGATGCCGAAGTACCCAAGCAGGGGAGAAGAGCCGACTGCCTGCGGAAG AACTTCCACCGCTCGTGTTGAAGGTGGCCCGCGAGCAGGTCGTCGGCGACCTttgctctgcctctctgctaTGCAGCGCATGCGGACTCCTTCTTTTAAACCCTCTCGTTCACCCAAG GTGTGGGCATATGCTATGTCGGGACTGTTTAGTGATTCTCTCGGCCACGCACTTCCACTCTGTCCACCGCATCAACTTCAAGAACGTCGCGCCTGTTGAGCGTCGCCACGATGCTGCAgcgtcgccgtctctcgcCCACGTGACCTCTGCTCTTCTGCATATGTTTCcgtctcctgcgtcgctTCCGCTTTCGGCCCAAAGTCCGTCTGCCCCCTCCTTCTGCCCAAGATGCACGTACGGGGAGGCAGCACCGGCGACGAACTTGAAAGAGGCTTCCCGCCTTCCGGGGGCATCTGCGGCAGCGGCGCTGCGTGCTAATGGAGCGAGTTCCGGTTCTGGATCTGGAGGATGTAGTTCTCAACTGCTGCCTGCTCACGCACATCTCCCTCGAATGCTGAAGCCTCAACAGACTTGCCCGCTTGGCGAGTTCTTGTCAGCCGTTGCGACTGAGAAGGGGGTGCCTGCTCTACTCGGCCGGGTGCTAAGCAAGGTGCGAGTGCGGTGCTCTGCTGGCAAAACCATCCAGGTTTCTGGCGCGGATGCAATTGCGGCACAAGCCGGCGAGTCAAGAGAAGCCAAGGTCGGCGTTGATGCTTGGGGGCAACCGCACGAGACTGAAGTGCAGAAACCTTCAGATCCCGGATTTGGAAACGGAGTCGATGGAAGAAACAGGGAGAGGGCTTCCGTTGCGACGTTACGGGATGCGCTTTGCAGCAAACACCGCGTAGCCACGCCTTCAGAAGGAGGCTGCAAGTGGGACGGGGATTACGCAGGTTATCTGGAACACATCAAACGCCCTGGTGAGTGTGGAAGACTCTACTGGGGTGGGACGGATGTTCAGACAGACGAACCGCGTTTGGCGGAAGGAGGAAAACCTCCAAAATCCAgtcgaaacggagacacccggTTTCGGCACTAG
- a CDS encoding PEK kinase (encoded by transcript TGME49_210280~Gene product name based on ToxoDB Community Expert Annotation. Predicted member of protein kinase family Other;Aur, (PMID:22047078).): MLASKCGGTGGGQEVVSSSFLMSKPSFSTLPAASSPANVERKGQAEPSSTWLGAESTKTEVGKTGGAGFVWGLSGGGETAEFPGGCRLQAADGSNRAESQHFLPSQGGGQGPCRKADLGARGQVKRGDQAARARADGDGCRVSPKGENVDANCGNSGRNPSSLLVSKGGPEVGCGLSAPHKMDKVSGSSCASAVNSDLSLVCPLHAYRFCLRDFDFGGFLGDGAHGCVFVARERRSGFVCVLKCITKAHLVRGGNEALLKKEVELQAHLKHPHICCMYTWFQTSSAIFLVMEYCLKGDLFALLDKTTFGFDERTVAKQLFQITWAIRTCHDKRIAHLDIKPENVLVDHMDKLKLADFGLSAHIGGEHRKRGVSINRGTCDYFSPEQCTFRLRNAALRAGAKAGAGEAATRQQLIAAGLEIEGDNVCSFDEKSDIWTIGILGFELFFKFPPFGSQCHIDEETVMQNIRNKHWSERVEQEALRDPRVNEKLMSMSDDFKAFLSACLNKKASLRPTAEALLEFPFLQKNNPEVVNSVHFLQQPRHQQGHKGFNQPAGPWQTPRPTCC, translated from the exons ATGTTGGCATCCAAGTGCGGCGGCACCGGCGGAGGTCAGGAAGTTGTTTCCAGTTCGTTTCTGATGTCAAAGCCTTCGTTTTCTACGCTGCCagctgcctcctcgcctgcgAACGTCGAACGCAAAGGGCAGGCTGAGCCGTCCTCGACATGGTTGGGAGCAGAGAGCACCAAGACGGAGGTCGGAAAGACTGGAGGCGCCGGCTTCGTATGGGGCTTGAGTGGCGGAGGTGAGACAGCTGAGTTTCCAGGGGGCTGCAGATTGCAAGCTGCGGACGGAAGTAACCGCGCAGAGTCGCAGCATTTCTTGCCGAGTCAAGGAGGCGGCCAGGGACCATGCAGGAAAGCAGATCTTGGGGCCAGAGGGCAAGTGAAGCGGGGCGACCAGGCGGCCAGGGCGCgtgcagacggagacgggTGCCGAGTCTCGCCCAAAGGGGAAAATGTGGATGCGAACTGCGGCAACTCGGGGAGAaatccttcttcgcttctaGTTTCGAAGGGCGGCCCAGAGGTTGGTTGCGGCCTCTCGGCACCGCACAAGATGGACAAGGTCTCGGGAAGCAGTTGCGCTTCTGCGGTGAACTCGGACCTTTCGCTTGTGTGTCCGCTCCACGCCTACCGCTTTTGCTTGCGGGACTTCGACTTTGGAGGATTTCTCGGTGACGGCGCACATGggtgcgtcttcgtcgcgagagagcgacgcagcgGCTTCGTCTGCGTGCTCAAATGCATAACAAAGGCCCACTTGGTTCGAGGCGGAAACGAAGCtctgctgaagaaggaagtcgagCTCCAGGCCCACTTGAAACATCCCCACATCTGCTGCATGTACACCTGGTTCCAGACCAGCAGCGCCATTTTCCTCGTCATGGAATACTGCCTGAAAGGAGATCTCTTCGCCCTGCTAGACAAAACGACTTTCGGATTCGATGAACGCACGGTTGCCAA GCAACTCTTCCAAATTACGTGGGCCATCCGGACTTGTCACGACAAACGCATTGCCCACCTTGACATAAAACCC GAAAACGTTCTCGTTGACCACATGGATAAGCTGAAACTCGCCGATTTCGGTCTTTCAGCCCACATTGGTGGTGAACATCGCAAGCGGGGCGTTTCCATCAACCGCGGCACTTGCG ATTATTTCTCTCCGGAGCAGTGCACCTTTCGTCTAAGAAACGCTGCTCTCCGAGCGGGGGCCAAGGCGGGAGCGGGGGAGGCTGCTACGCGACAGCAACTGATTGCGGCTGGGCTCGAAATAGAAGGCGATAACGTCTGCAGTTTTGATGAGAAAAGCGACATCTGGACGATCGGTATCCTCGGCTTTGAACTCTTCTTCAAGTTCCCTCCCTTCGGCTCTCAG TGTCACATCGATGAGGAAACGGTCATGCAAAACATCCGGAACAAGCACTGGAGCGAGAGGGTGGAGCAGGAAGCCCTCCGGGATCCTCGAGTAAACGAAAAGCTGATGTCAATGAGCGACGATTTCAA aGCTTTCTTGTCCGCCTGTTTAAACAAAAAGGCGTCCCTGCGGCCCACAGCCGAGGCGCTCCTCGAGTTCCCTTTCCTTCAGAAAAACAATCCGGAGGTCGTCAACAGCGTTCATTTCCTCCAGCAACCACGTCACCAACAAGGCCACAAAGGGTTCAATCAGCCGGCAGGGCCATGGCAGACTCCTCGGCCGACGTGCTGCTAA